The Paenibacillus beijingensis nucleotide sequence GGTTGTCCGCAGCGCCCGAATCGTGCTGCACGGCATCGGGGATGCGATGACGATGGCGCGCCGCCGCAAAGTCGAAAGCAGCGTCGTCGGGGAGTTGCTTGAGGAAGGGGCTCTTGCGGAAGCGTTCGGTTATTATTTCGACCGTAACGGGGCGGTTGTTCACAAGATGCAGACGGCGGGACTGCGGCTCGAGGATATTATGCAGACCGAGATGGTGATCGCCATTGCAGGCGGACAAAGCAAGGGCGAAGCGATCGCTGCGGTCATGCGCTTCGGACATGACGACGTGCTCGTCACCGACGAGGCGGCAGCGCTGGAAATCGCGGCGATCTCGGAATAAGCGGGCTTCATTAAGGCGATAATGAAGCTGGCTGCAACTTGGGTCTTAACGGTTCTAGGCCGGCTTATGCCGCGCCGACGAAACGTTTTGAAATAAATAGTTTTGTATAATTCAAATTTAGGAGGCAGATCAACAATGGTTAAAGTAGGTATTAACGGTTTTGGACGTATCGGCCGCAACGTATTCCGTGCAGCTCTGAACAACCCGAATGTGCAAGTGGTAGCGGTAAACGACCTGACGGACACGAAAACGCTGGCACATCTGCTTAAATATGACACGACTCACGGCAAACTCGACGCTACCGTCGAAGCTCAAGAAGGCGCGCTGATCGTAAACGGCCGCGAAATCAAAGTTTTTGCAGAACGCAACCCGGAGAACCTGCCTTGGGGCGCAAACGGCGTTGAAATCGTCGTTGAGTCTACAGGTATCTTCACGGCGAAAGAAAAAGCCGAGCTTCACCTGAAAGGCGGCGCGAAAAAAGTTATCATCTCCGCACCGGCTACGAACGAAGACATCACGATCGTAATGGGCGTTAACGAAGACAAATACGATGCTGCTTCCCACACCGTTATCTCCAATGCATCTTGTACGACGAACTGTCTGGCTCCTTTTGCAAAAGTTATCAACGACAAATTCGGCATCGTTAAAGGCATGATGACGACGATCCACTCGTACACGAACGACCAATCCGTTCTTGACCTGCCTCACAAAGATCTGCGCCGCGCACGCGCTGCTGCAGAAAACATCATTCCTTCTTCGACGGGCGCAGCGAAAGCCGTTTCCCTCGTTCTGCCTGAGCTGAAAGGCAAACTGAACGGTATGGCAATGCGCGTTCCGACGAAAAACGTATCCGTAACCGACCTCGTTGCCGAACTGAAAGTAAACGTAACGGTTGACGAAGTGAACGCAGCTTTGAAAGAAGCCGCTAACGGACCGCTGAAAGGCATCCTGAACTTCTCCGAAGAGCCGCTCGTATCGAGCGACTACAACGGCGACCCGGCTTCCTCCACGATCGACGCCCTCTCCACGATGGTTGTCGAAGGCAACATGGTGAAAGTCGTTTCCTGGTACGACAACGAGTGGGGCTACTCCAACCGCGTTGTTGACCTTGCCGCTTACATCGCAAGCAAAGGTCTGTAAGAATCGAGTGCCGGCAATGGCCGGCGCAATAGCATAGCATGACACAGTTAAAGAGGAGAGGCTCATATACCGTCTCCTCTTTAACTCCTTTTTGACCAAATTATGCTGCGTTTGCGGTCTTGTTTAAGAGCTTGAAGCTTCGTAACTCTTAAACAATATCGCAACCGTGAGGAGAGCGAGGCAGATCATGAACAAGAAAAGTGTGCGTGACGTAGAAGTAGCCGGCAAACGCGTATTCGTGCGCGTCGATTTCAACGTGCCGCTGGAAAATGGCAGCATTACCGACGATACCCGTATCCGCGAGACGCTTCCGACCATCAAGTATCTGATCGATAACGGCGCGAAAGTCATTCTCGCCAGCCATCTCGGACGTCCGAAAGGTGAGGTTGTCGAGGAGCTGCGCCTGACTCCGGTAGCGGCGCGCCTGTCCGAGCTGCTCGGCAAGCAAGTCGCGAAAGCCGACGCCGCAGTTGGCGACGAAGTCAAAGCGCAGGCTGAAGCGCTGCAAAACGGCGACGTGCTGCTGCTTGAGAATGTCCGTTTCTACCCGGGCGAAGAAAGCAACGATGCCGAGCTTGCCAAATCGTTCGCTTCGCTGGCCGATCTGTACGTCAACGACGCTTTCGGCGCTGCGCACCGCGCGCACGCTTCGACCGAAGGGATCGCCCACTACCTGCCGGCCGTATCCGGCCTGTTGATGGAGAAAGAGCTGGACGTGCTCGGCAAAGCGCTGAACAACCCGGAACGTCCGTTCACCGCCATCGTCGGCGGCTCCAAAGTAAAAGACAAAATCGACGTCATCAACAAAATGATCGAAATCGCCGACAACATCCTGATCGGCGGAGGTCTTTCCTATACGTTCTACAAAGCGCAGGGCTATGAAATCGGCCAATCGCTCGTCGACAATTCCAAGCTTGATCTTGCGCTGGAATTTATCGAGAAAGCGAAGAAGCTCGGCAAAAACTTCCTGATCCCGGTTGACGTTGTTATCTCCGACGACTTCAGCGCCAGCGCCAACACGAAAATCGTTGATGTTGACGGCATTCCGGCCGACTGGGAAGGCATCGATATCGGACCGAAAACGCGCGAGCTGTACGCCAACGTCATCAAGGATTCCAAGCTGGTCGTTTGGAACGGACCGATGGGCGTATTTGAAATCGAACCGTTCTCGCACGGTACCCGCGCGGTCGCGCAAGCTTGTGCGGAAACGTCCGCTTACACCGTTATCGGCGGCGGCGACTCCGCTGCAGCGGCTGAGAAATTCGGACTCGCGGACAAAATGAATCACATTTCTACCGGCGGCGGCGCGTCGCTTGAATTTATGGAAGGCAAAGCGCTCCCGGGCGTCGTTGCTCTGAACGATAAATAATGAATTCCCAGGGCCCTTGGCGAAGGCGGACAGATCGTGCATCTTGCCGCTTTCGCTTACACGGTCGCGGGATGAGGAGGAACCATGAGAAAACCGATTATCGCAGGGAACTGGAAAATGTTCAAAACGGTCTCCGAAGCCGTATCGTTCTTCTCCGAAGTGAAAGGTGCTGCGGAGGTTGACGGCGTAGAGAGCGTTATTTGCGCGCCTTACACGACGCTGCCGGCGCTTGTGGAAGCGGCCAAAGGCACGAGCATCGCGATCGGCGCCCAGAACCTTCACTTCGAAGACAACGGCGCGTTCACAGGCGAAATTTCCGGCGTTATGCTGAGCGATCTTGGCGTGAAGTATGTCATCGTCGGCCACTCCGAGCGCCGCGCTTATTTTGCGGAAACCGACGAAATCGTCGGAAAGAAAGTCCATGCGGCATTCAAGCACGGCCTGACGCCGATCCTTTGCGTCGGCGAGAAGCTGGAAGAGCGCGAAGCGGGCGAAACGAAGAACGTATGCAAGGTGCAGACCGAAGCGGCGTTCCAAGGGCTGTCCGCCGAGCAGGCTGCCCAGGTTGTCATCGCGTATGAGCCGATCTGGGCGATCGGAACGGGCAAATCTTCCACATCCGAAGATGCGGAAGACGTGATCGCCTACATCCGCGAAGTTGTTAAAGGTTTGTACGATGCTTCGGTGGCCGATGCGGTCCGCATTCAATACGGCGGCAGCGTGAAGCCGAACAACGTGCGCGAATATTTGAGCCAAAGCAACATCGACGGCGCGCTTGTAGGAGGAGCGAGCCTCGAGCCGGCGTCCTACATTTCGTTGGTCGAGGGGGCAAAGTAAGATGACGGCACCTAAACCGGTTGCTCTGATCATAATGGACGGTTTCGGTCTGCGCAAAGACGTGGTGGGCAACGCGGTTGCCCAAGCGAATAAGCCGAATTACGACCGTTATCTGGCACAATATCCGAATACGACGCTTACCGCCTGCGGTGAAGCGGTCGGACTCCCGGAAGGGCAAATGGGCAACTCCGAAGTCGGCCATCTGAACATCGGCGCCGGCCGGATCGTGTACCAGGACCTGACCCGGATTACGAAATCGATTCGCGAAGGCGATTTTTTCGACAATGAAACGCTGCTTGGCGCCGTCCGTCACGCGAAGGTAAACGGCAAGAAGCTTCACTTGTACGGTCTGCTGTCCGACGGGGGCGTTCACAGCCATATCGGGCATCTGTTCGCGCTGCTGGAGCTGGCGAAGAAGGAAGAGCTGAGCGACGTTTATATTCACGCATTCCTCGACGGCCGCGACGTTGCGCCCGACAGCGCAGTCGGCTACCTGGAGCAGCTGCTGGCGAAGATCGAAGAAGTCGGCGTCGGCCAAATCGCGACCGTTCAAGGCCGCTACTATGCGATGGACCGCGACAAGCGCTGGGAGCGCGTCGAGAAATCGTACCGGGCTATGGTGTACGGCGAAGGACCGCAGTATACCGACCCGATTCTGGCTGTGAAGGAATCGTACGAGAAGTCGGTCATGGACGAATTCGTTATGCCGACGGTCATCGTGGGCGCTGACGGCAAGCCGGTATCGCTGGTGGAATCGGAAGACGCGGTTATTTTCTTCAACTTCCGTCCCGACCGTGCGATCCAGCTGTCGCAGGTGTTCACGAACGAGGACTTCCGCGGCTTCGACCGCGGACCGAAAGTTCCGAAAAATCTCTATTTTGTCTGCCTGACGCTGTTCAGCGAGACGGTAGGCGGATTTGTCGCTTACTCGCCGAAGAACCTCGACAACACGCTCGGCGAGGTGCTCGTGCAGAACGGCAAAAAGCAGCTGCGCATCGCCGAGACGGAGAAATACCCGCACGTGACGTTTTTCTTCAGCGGCGGCCGCGATAAGGAGCTTCCGGGCGAAACGCGCGTACTGATCAACTCGCCGAAGGTTGCCACGTACGACCTGAAGCCGGAAATGAGCGCTTACGAGGTTGCGGAGGCTGCCGTGCGCGAGATCGAATCCGATAAGCATGACGCCATCATTCTCAACTTCGCGAACCCTGATATGGTCGGCCACTCCGGCATGCTGGAGCCGACGATCAAAGCGGTGGAAGCGACCGACGAATGCGTGGGCAAAGTCGTGGAAGCGGTGCTGGCCAAAGGCGGCGTCTGCCTCATTACGGCCGACCACGGCAACGCGGATATGGTATTCGACGAGCAGGGCCGTCCGCATACGGCGCATACGACGAACCCGGTTCCGTTCATCGTGACGAAAGAAGGCTTGACGCTGCGCGAAGGCGGCATTCTGGCCGACATCGCACCGACCATTCTCGACCTGATGGGCCTTGCGAAGCCGGCTGAGATGACGGGGACTTCGATCATCAAGCGGTAAGATGAGCTGAGAAATGTGGCCGCTGCGCGAAGTAGTGAAAAAGATGCCGCTGCGCGGCTGGTTTGGGTCTCATGTTAAGGAAGCGTGAATGGCTCGTCCCGGGCTCCGGGATTTGCTATACTGATGAAGAAACAAGAATGAACGACTAAATATAACTGACAGGAGTGTTTGAGAATTATGTCTATTATTGTTGACGTTTACGCACGCGAAGTACTTGACTCCCGCGGTAACCCGACTGTTGAGGTGGAAGTAACGCTGGAATCCGGCGGCAAAGGCCGTGCAATCGTTCCTTCCGGCGCATCGACCGGCGCTTACGAAGCCGTTGAGCTTCGCGACGGCGACAAAAGCCGTTACCTCGGCAAAGGCGTTCTGAAAGCAGTTGACAACGTCAACACGCTGATCGCACCGGAAATTATCGGCCTGGACGCGCTGGATCAAGTGCTGATCGACCGCAAAATGATCGAAATCGACGGAACGCCGAACAAAGGCAAGCTGGGCGCAAACGCGATTTTGGCTGTATCGATGGCGGTTGCCCGCGCTGCTGCAGACGCGCTGGACGTATCCCTTTACACATACCTGGGCGGCTTCAACGCCAAAACGCTGCCGGTTCCGATGATGAACATCGTCAATGGCGGCGAGCATGCCGACAACAACATCGACGTGCAGGAGTTCATGGTTCTGCCGGTTGGCGCAGAAAGCTTCAAAGAAGCGCTCCGCATCGGCGCTGAAATTTTCCACAACCTGAAATCCGTTCTGAAGGACAAAGGCCTGAACACCGCTGTCGGCGACGAAGGCGGATTTGCTCCGAACCTGTCCTCCAACGAAGAAGCGATCACGACGATCATCTCCGCTATCGAGCGTGCAGGCTTCAAGCCGGGCGTTGACGTATTCCTCGGCATGGACGTTGCGTCCACCGAGTTCTACAAAGACGGCAAATATACGCTTGCAGGCGAAGGCAAATCGTTCACGTCCGCTGAATTCGTTGACCTGCTCGCTTCCTGGGTAGAAAAATACCCGATCATCACGATCGAAGACGGCTGCTCCGAAGACGACTGGGAAGGTTGGAAGCTGCTGACCGACCGTCTGGGCGGTAAAGTTCAGCTCGTAGGCGACGACCTGTTCGTAACGAACACCGAGCGTCTGTCCGACGGTATCGAGAAAGGCGTAGGCAACTCGATCCTCGTTAAAGTTAACCAAATCGGTTCGCTCACCGAAACGTTCGACGCGATCGAAATGGCGAAACGCGCCGGCTACACGGCTGTTATCTCCCACCGTTCCGGCGAGAGCGAAGACAGCACGATTGCCGACATCGCCGTTGCAACGAACGCCGGCCAAATCAAAACCGGTGCTCCGTCCCGTACCGACCGCGTTGCGAAATACAACCAGCTGCTCCGCATCGAAGACCAGCTCGGTTCGACGGCTCAATATGCCGGCAAATCGGCGTTCTACAACCTCAAAAATTTCAAGTAAGCAGCGTCTGCGCGCTATAGGCGCAGCCTGCCGAATCGGTAAAACCGGCGTTCCCTTGTCAGGGGGGCGCCGGTTTTTTGCGTGCAAGTTACCATTATGGGTCAGCCAAAGCTCTGACACAACTCAGCTGAAGCGCTGACAAACAATGACAACATACTGCCAAAATTACAAACAAACGGCGCAAAAATCGGCATAGGCACTTTATTTTTTACAGCGTTATACTAAGAAGGCAATGCAACTGTATGTATACATACCCGATAACGGGTAGATGATGCCATGCACGATGCAGGCGACAAAAACGAACAGGTGGTGTTTCATTTGGCTAAACCTCAAGTGGGCATACAATTGTACACGCTCCGCGATCAAACGGAAAAAGATTTCCTCGGTACAATCCGCAACTTGGCGGAGATGGGATATTCGCTCGTCGAGTTCGCCGGTTATTTTGACACGAGCTCCAAGGTGCTGAAGCAGACGCTGGAAGATTGCGGTTTGAAAGCGCCTTCGGCTCATGTCGGACTTAATTTCGACGAACCGGATAAACTCGAATCGGATTTGAAGCGGCAGATCGAATACGCTCTGGAAATCGGGCTGGAATACATCATTACGCCTTGGGCGCCGCTGCCGGAAGCGCCTGCGCTGGAAGACGTGCAGAAGCTGGCATCGATTTTGGAAAGCAGCGGGAAGCTGGTTACGGAATCGGGCTTGAAATACGGCTATCATAATCATGATTTCGAATTTAAGCTTGTGGATGGAAAGCCGGTCATCGACCACCTGCTGGAGCTCGTTCCGGCGGAGCTGATGATCGCCGAATTTGACCTCGGCTGGGTTCACATGGGCGGACAGCGCCCGGTCGACTATGTGAAGCGTTACGCGGGCCGCGTTCCGCTCGCGCACTGCAAAGATTTCGGCAACGGCCGCCGCGATACGGAAGTCGGCAGCGGAGTCGTCGATTTCAAGAGCGTGTTTGAAGTCGCCGAAGAGGCGGGCATCCAATATTTTATTGTGGAGCAGGAAGAGTTTCAGTCGTCCTCGCTGGAGAGCGCGAAACAAAGTCTGGCTTACTTGCGCAGCCAAGGGTATTAGGTGATAAAGAAGGTTGGTCCGGCTTCGGGCCAGCCTTTTTTCCGCTATTGTGTTCGCCATAGGCGTATGATACAATAATATTGCTGTTTCCAGCTCTCTTGCTGTTTTACGGCGGTTTTGCTGATGCAAAACTTCTTCGCTCGCAAGAATGAATGGTTTTGCATACGCAAAACTTTAGAGGACGGATTGAGCCGGCTTAAGCCGGATGGAATGCCCGAATAATTACAATGCTGGTTTTGCCGGACTTCGGTAAAACTTTAGGAGGATGCATCGATGGTTGTCGCATTTAAGATTTTGCTCGTTATTTTTTCAATCGGACTGATTGCGGTCGTTCTGCTGCAAAAAGGCAAAAGCGCGGGGCTGGCCGGAGCGATCTCCGGAGGCGCGGAGCATTTGTTCGGCAAGCAGAAAGCACGCGGTCTGGACTTGTTCCTGCAGCGTTTGACGATCGGGCTGGCAGTCGGATTTTTCGTGCTGGCGCTTGTGGTGGCATATCTGGTAAAAGGTTAATTCGTTATAGGTGCGCGAAAGCGGGGGCTGGCCCCCGCTTTTTATTTTAGCCTCATAAGGTGGAAAATGTTTCTTGCGCCGCTTCATACGCCGGCTTTTACGAACGGATTTTGCATTGCGGCGATTGGATGGATAGAAATTCGTGTATACTACATGGTAGATGAGAGCCGTTTGCCGTAAGGCCCGGAAGGAAAGCTGCAAATCAGCTGAAAGGGCGCGGCAGAAGCGGCGCAAGAGGTGAGAGGGATCATGATAACAGAGCAAAATTTGCTTGATTTTATGCGGGAAACCGCTTATAAACCGATGACGTACCAGGAGCTGGAGCAGCATTTTACGTTTGAGGACGCTTCGGAATTCAAGACGTTTCTGCAGATGCTGAACCAGCTGGAGGAAGAGGGAAAAATTTTGCGCTCCCGCACGGAGCGCTACGGGGTGCCGGAGCGGATGAATCTGCTGCGCGGCCGCATTCAGGCACATGCGAAAGGGTTCGCCTTTTTGCTGCCGGATGAGAAGGACCACCCCGACGTCTATATCCATGCCAACGATTTGAAAAGCGCGATGAACGGCGATACGGTGCTCGTGCGCGTCACGTCGCAAAGCGAAGGCGGCGGCCGGATGGAGGGCGAAGTGGTGCGCGTCGTCCAGCGTGCCGTCACGCAGGTGGTGGGCACGTTCGAGAACCATGAAGCGTTCGGTTTTGTGATGCCGGATGACAAACGGATCAACCGCGATCTTTTTATCCCGAAGGAAGGATTTATGGGGGCGGTGACGGGGCAGAAGGTTGTCGCCCGCATCGTTGCATACCCGGAAGGCCGTTCAGCCGCGCAGGGCGAAATCATTGAAATTATCGGTCATAAGGATGACCCGGGCGTCGATATTTTGTCCATTATCCGCAAGCATCAGCTGCCGGAAGGATTTCCGGATGACGTGATGGCCGAGGCGGAGGCGGCGCCGGATTCCATTTCCGAAGAGGAAATCGTGCAGCAGGGACGGCGCGATCTGCGCGGCAAGACGATCGTCACAATCGACGGCGAAGATGCGAAGGACCTTGACGACGCGGTTAACGTGGAGCGTCTGGAGAACGGCAACTATTTGCTCGGCGTCCACATCGCCGATGTCGGTTATTACGTGCGCGAAAATTCGGCTCTCGATCAAGAGGCGTTCCGGCGCGGAACGAGCGTTTACCTCGTAGACCGCGTCATTCCGATGCTGCCGCACCGGCTGTCCAACGGCATCTGCTCGCTCAATCCGCAGGTGGACCGGCTGACGCTGTCGTGCGAAATGGAGTTTGACCCGAATACGCTGAAGCGCGTCCGGCATGACGTGTTTACGAGCGTTATTAAGACGGCGGAGCGGATGACGTACGCCAATGTGCGCAAAATATTGGAGGAGGACGAGCCGGAAGCGCCAGTATCCTCCGAAAGTGCCGCCCCGGTCGGTGAAGAGGGGGCAGGCTCCCGCGCAGCGGGTGTGAAGCTTCGTACGAGCGAAGAGGACCTTGATAATCTGATCGCCTGGGACGAACAGTGGCAGAGCGGCTATGACCCGGAAGCGGAGCGCGAGCGTGAGCTGGAGAAGCAGCGGCAGCGCCAGGAAAGACGGGAAGAGAAAGCGCGCCTGCTCGAGCGTTACGCCACGCTCGTTCCGACGTTCAAGCTGATGGAAGAGCTGGCGATGAAGCTGCGGCGTAACCGGATGAAACGCGGCGCGATCGATTTTGACTTCCAGGAATCCAAAATCGTCGTCGACGAGCAGGGCAAAGCGGTCGGGATCGTGAAGCGCGAGCGCTCGATCGCCGAGCAGATTATTGAGGAGTTCATGCTGGCGGCGAACGAAACGGTGGCGGAGCATTTTCACTGGCTAAGGGTTCCGTTCCTGTACCGGATTCACGAAAACCCGGATTCCGAGAAGCTGCTTCATTTCCTGCAGTTTGCGGCCAACTTCGGCTATGTCGTGAAAGGGAAAGGCAACTCCGTCCATCCGCGCGCGCTGCAGACGCTGCTGGAGGAAATTCGCGGCACGAAGGAAGAGACGGTTATTTCGACGATGATGCTGCGGTCGATGAAGCAGGCGAAATACGATGCGGAAAGCCTGGGCCACTTCGGGCTGGCTGCGGAGTTTTACAGCCACTTTACGTCACCGATCCGCCGTTATCCCGACCTTGTGATCCACCGCGTCATCCGCGAGGTGCTTGAGGGCGGCGGGGCGCTGTCGGAACGGCGGCAGGAAGCGCTGCAGGCGCGGATGCCGGACATCGCGCAGCACTCCTCGGAGCGCGAGCGGGTGGCGGTGGACGCCGAGCGCGATACGGAGCAGCTTAAGAAGTGCGAGTACATGCTGGATAAGGTCGGCGAGGAATTCAGCGGCATGATCAGCAGCGTCACCAGCTTCGGCATCTTCGTGGAGCTGGAAAATACGGTCGAAGGCTTGATCCGCTTAAGCGATCTGAACGACGACTATTACCATTTCAGCGAGCAGCATATGGTGCTGATCGGCGAGCGGACGTCGAAGGTGTACCGGATCGGCGACGAGGTAAAAATCCGCGTCGCGCGGGTGAACATGGACGACCATACGATCGATTTCGAGATGGTCGATACGAAGCCGCGCAGCGGCTACAAGGGCGTCGCGGACGCCGGCTTCGGCGGCGCGCGCAGCAAGAGCGGGCGCGGCGGCTACGGCCGCGCCGGACGCGAAGGCGCCGGGCGCAGCGGCGCCGGCGCAGCGGTGGGCCGCCGCGGCGCAGCCGGCGGCCGCGCTGCGGGAGCTCCCGCTGGCGCAGGCGGGCGCGGCGCGAAGCGCAAGGGCGGCGCCGCCGGAAGCGCGGCGGCGCAGCCGCAGCGCGAGGGCCGCGGGCCCGGCCGCGCGGGCGCAGGCGGGCGCGGCGGCAACGACCAGCGCGGCGGGCAAACCGCCGGCGGCGAAGCGAAGGGCCGGCGCGGCGAAGGCGTGCGCACGGACATGTGGGGACTGCCCGTCCGCCAAAGCCGCAGCGGCGGCGGTTCGTGGAGCAGCGCCGATGAGGGCCACGAGGGCGGAAATGCGGGAGGAGAAGGGCCGAACCGTGAAAATCCGTGGTATTCCGTCCCGGCCCGAAGCGCGCGCAAAAAAACGTCCGACTCCGGCATTTTCAACGGCGAAGGCGGCTCCAGGCGCGGTGGTGGTGGCGGCAAAAAGAAAAAAGGCGGCAATTCAACCGCCGCATTCGTCCGCAAGAAGCGGAAGTAACAGGGCTGGCCGCCCAATAAAGCAAAGGCTTTAAGCAAACGAACCGGTCACAAGGGGCTGTCCTTGACCGGTTCGTTTGCTTTTTGGACAACCTGCTGCTTCTTCTTAAGCAATTAATTATGGGCAAGGGAAAGCACCTGACTTCAGGCCTCGCCTGCGGTATGCCTTGAAAATAGGAAACGAAGGAATCCCCTGAATCCCTACATCCCGGAAGACCGAAAACTCGCAACCCCGCAACCCCGCAACCCCGCAACCCCGCAACCCCGCAACCCCGCAACCCCCCGGAACCCTGGTTATTGAATTTCTTACGGACCTGACAGACGCTATTTGTAGGAAATGAAACATTCTAAAAATGTAACGAAACCCAGGATCGCTATTCACTCAAAGAGACCGTATTTTGTCATTATATTTTCGGAATAAGGACTCTGGGGTTCGTTACTTCAGAGATATGCACATTTTACGGCTTATAACGACGCTGAGGTTCGTAAGCATTAGACGGATCTGCTTAAAAGAAGCTTAAAGGGTAACTATATTTCATGATATTCTATCCATATGAAATCAATTTTTATGGATCGGAGGAGAATGATGATGGGCGAAACGTATAACGAAGAGTGGGAACGGCGGGTATCGGAATTGTGGGACTCGTTCGATAATTACAGTGAGAAACAGTTTTTGGCCAAGATGGAGGAGCTTGCAGCTGAACTTCCAGCAGACAGCGCGGTGGCGGCGTTCGAACGTGCGTCATCGTTTGACTCGACCGGCCATTCCGACCTGGCGGTGCCGTTGTATCGGCAGGCACTTGAGCTGGGGCTTAATGAGGACCGCCGACGTCAGGCCGTAATCCAGCTGGCCAGCTCGCTAAGAAACATCGGCCAGGCATTAGAGAGCGTCGCGCTACTTACGGCTGAGCAAAATGCAGGTTCAGATGATCTGGATGACGCGGTGAGTGCTTTTCTCGCGCTTGCTCTCGTTGATACGGGGCGTGAACGCGAAGCGGTATCGCTCGCTTTGACGGCGTTATCTCGCCATTTGACCCGATATCAGCGGTCGCTGGCTAACTACGCCCAAGAGCTCATAGACGGCCCTTCCTCTTGAGCCGGCTTGTGAATCAATAAGCGGCGTTTCTGACCAAAAAGGTCGACTGCCGACATGCAACGCCACAGCATGCTGCTAGGAGTTGCATCTCTATCCGTTAAGCGGGCAGTCAATGAATAGATCTTAAAGAGACATTAATGGTTGACAGAATCTTTTTCACGTATCAGTATTTAAGTAGTGAAGTATTGTTGTGCGTTT carries:
- a CDS encoding tetratricopeptide repeat protein; this encodes MDRRRMMMGETYNEEWERRVSELWDSFDNYSEKQFLAKMEELAAELPADSAVAAFERASSFDSTGHSDLAVPLYRQALELGLNEDRRRQAVIQLASSLRNIGQALESVALLTAEQNAGSDDLDDAVSAFLALALVDTGREREAVSLALTALSRHLTRYQRSLANYAQELIDGPSS
- a CDS encoding ribonuclease R family protein gives rise to the protein MITEQNLLDFMRETAYKPMTYQELEQHFTFEDASEFKTFLQMLNQLEEEGKILRSRTERYGVPERMNLLRGRIQAHAKGFAFLLPDEKDHPDVYIHANDLKSAMNGDTVLVRVTSQSEGGGRMEGEVVRVVQRAVTQVVGTFENHEAFGFVMPDDKRINRDLFIPKEGFMGAVTGQKVVARIVAYPEGRSAAQGEIIEIIGHKDDPGVDILSIIRKHQLPEGFPDDVMAEAEAAPDSISEEEIVQQGRRDLRGKTIVTIDGEDAKDLDDAVNVERLENGNYLLGVHIADVGYYVRENSALDQEAFRRGTSVYLVDRVIPMLPHRLSNGICSLNPQVDRLTLSCEMEFDPNTLKRVRHDVFTSVIKTAERMTYANVRKILEEDEPEAPVSSESAAPVGEEGAGSRAAGVKLRTSEEDLDNLIAWDEQWQSGYDPEAERERELEKQRQRQERREEKARLLERYATLVPTFKLMEELAMKLRRNRMKRGAIDFDFQESKIVVDEQGKAVGIVKRERSIAEQIIEEFMLAANETVAEHFHWLRVPFLYRIHENPDSEKLLHFLQFAANFGYVVKGKGNSVHPRALQTLLEEIRGTKEETVISTMMLRSMKQAKYDAESLGHFGLAAEFYSHFTSPIRRYPDLVIHRVIREVLEGGGALSERRQEALQARMPDIAQHSSERERVAVDAERDTEQLKKCEYMLDKVGEEFSGMISSVTSFGIFVELENTVEGLIRLSDLNDDYYHFSEQHMVLIGERTSKVYRIGDEVKIRVARVNMDDHTIDFEMVDTKPRSGYKGVADAGFGGARSKSGRGGYGRAGREGAGRSGAGAAVGRRGAAGGRAAGAPAGAGGRGAKRKGGAAGSAAAQPQREGRGPGRAGAGGRGGNDQRGGQTAGGEAKGRRGEGVRTDMWGLPVRQSRSGGGSWSSADEGHEGGNAGGEGPNRENPWYSVPARSARKKTSDSGIFNGEGGSRRGGGGGKKKKGGNSTAAFVRKKRK